A window of Streptomyces sp. NBC_01689 genomic DNA:
ATCTCGGGCCGGAACGCGGCGGTGGCGTCGCGGACGAGGGTCACGTGGTAGCCCAGTTCCATCGCGTAGCGGCTGGTGGACTCGATGCACGTGTTGGCCAGCAGGCCGATGACGATCACGTGGGTGATGCCGTGCTGCTTGAGCCGGAAGTCCAGGTCGGTGTTGGCGAAACCGCTCTGCGCCCAGTGCTCCTGCACGATCACGTCGCCGTCGGCGGGCTGGAGATCCTGGTGGAACTCGCCGCCCCAGGTGCCCCGCGCGAAGCTGTGGCGTTCCTGCACCAGTCGCTGGGTCGGGTTGGGGTGGTCCCAGTCCTCGTAGTCGCCCTCCTGCCAGCGGCGGTGGGGGACGAAGACGGTCCGCAGCTCGGCGCGGCGGCCGGCGGCGACGACGGCGCGCAGGTTGTCCAGCAGGCCGACGCCGGTGGCCACCTCCCGGACGGCGGGCCAGATCTTGCCGCCCTCCGACAGGAAGTCGTTGTACGGGTCGACCAGCAGGACCGCGGTGCGGGTGGGGTCGTAGATGTCCGTCATGATGCGTCCTTCTCGGTGGTTCCCGATCTCTTCTGGATGACTAACCTCATCCTCATTCAGGATGGTAAGCGTCATCCAGAATGTCAAGGCGAGGTACCCCGCACAGCCCTTTCTGTATGATGGACATCATCCACATTTCGCCACACCGGACCCTCGCGACCTCCCCTGCCGGGACCGCACGGAGGGCTCCGCCCCCGGAAGGAACCCCATGAACCCCGATGAACTGCGCGAGAACCTCGTCGGCGCCTGGCGCCTGGTGTCGTACCGGGCCACCGCCGTCGACGACGGCGAGGTCGTCGAGCCCTTCGGCCCGCGGCCCCAGGGCCTCATCACGTACACGCCGAGCGGTCACATGTCGGCCCAGATCATGCGGCCGCTGCGCCCCCGTTTCCGTCGGGGACGCCTGGAGGAGGGACTGCCCGAGGAACTGGCCGCGGCGGCCGTCGGCTACCTGGCCTACGGCGGGACCTACGAGGTTCCCGAGGACGACCTCGTGGTCCACCACGTGGAGGTCAGCCTGTTCCCCAACTGGGTGGGCACCGCCCTGACCAGGGTCGCCGCCCGGGACGGCGGCACACTCCGGCTGTCCCTGCGCGAACCCGCCCTGATCTGGGGCACCCTCCGCACGGGCGTCCTCGTCTGGGAACGCGTCTGACGTGGACGCGCCCCCCTCTCCACCCCTCCGCGCCCGTCTTGTCCGTCACGTGGGTCACATCCGTCCCGCCGCCCGGGGGGCCCGTTCCGGACAGGGGATATGATGTCCGTCATCCACATGTGGCCGGCGCAGCGTGTCGCCGTAGAGCGGGAGGTCTTGTCATGGGTCACTCCCAGGCAGCCAAGGCGGAGTCGCGCGACCGGGTCCTGCGGATCACCGCCCGCCGTATCCGTGAGGAGGGACTGACCCGCCCCGGCGTCGCGGAGCTTATGAGCGAGGCCGGCCTGACCCATGGCGGGTTCTACAAGCACTTCTCCTCGCGGGACGACCTGATGCGCCAGGCCGCCGCCCTCGCCCTGGTCGACGGGGAGAGCAAGATGGCGCGGGCCGCCCGCCGCAACAGCGAGGAGCCCCGCACCGGGCTGATCGACTCCTATCTCAGCGCGCGCCACCGTGACGCTCCGGGCACGGGCTGCGCCGTCGTGACGCTCGGCGCCGCGGCGGGCCGCGGCGAGGCCGAGATGAAGGAGGCGTACGAGAAGCAGGTACGGAGCTATCTGGAGCTGATCAGCGGGACGGCGGACGGCGACGACTCGGACGAGGCGCAGGCGGACGCCATGCTCACGCTGAGCGCGATGGTCGGCGCGCTGCTGATGTCGAGGGCGGTCGCCGACCCGGAGCTCTCCGACCAGCTGCTGCGGACGGTCGCCGCGCGGCTCAAGGGCACACCCGTGGAGTCCTGACCGCCCGCGTACGGAGGCCGGAGATCCGGCTCGGCGCGCCCCTCGGCGGCGCCGGGTGCGCCCACGGAGGGGGCGCCGCCCCCGTCGGCACGCTGCCGCGACACGGGCCGGGCGGCCGGCTCACGTCCGTGCCGGGCGGCGTCCCTCGCTCTCACCCCGATCTCACGACGTCACGCCCACACCTTCGCGACGCCCCGCGCCTCCGCTCGCCTCGCCGCGCCTTCGCCCACGCGGCGTCCGAGCCCGTCGTCGCCTCGCTCGCGCTTCGTCCTTCGCCCCTCGTCCCTCGCCCTCGGATGTCGTCCACCCCGTTCAGGCTCGATCAGCGGGCGGGGTCGGGGGCGGCGCACGGTGACGCTTCCGGCCGAGGGTCTCCCGTGCGGGGCAGGCGTCCCCCGTCCGGCGACACGGTGGGACGTGGTGAGTGGTGTGGTGGATGCGACGGGGCGGTGGGAACGCCGTGGTCGCCATGGACTCCGCGGGCACGCCGAGATGACGTACCGGAGGCCTCCCGTGCGACCGGCGGGCCCGGCGTGACCCCGGCGGCGCGTGACCGTTCCGCCCGTGGTGGTCGGGTTTCACGTCCGACGGCGCGGGGGGTGCGGGGACTCGCCCGCGGGCACCGCACGCAGTGTCCGGGCCAGTTCGCGCCGGGTGGTGACGCCGAGTTTGGCGTACGCGCGCTGGAGATGGTTGTCGACGGTGCGCACGGACAGGGCCAGGATGCCCGCGATGTCCTTGCTGGCGTTGCCCGCCGAGGCGAGCAGGGCGATCTCGTGCTCCCGGGCGGTGAGCGGCTCGGCGGCGCGGGCGGTGGCCAGCAGCGGTGTGCGTGCGCCCTCGCAGCGGGCCGGCGCCGCGCCCGCCCGGTGGGTGACCGCCGCGGCGCGGCGGGAAGCGTGTGCCCGGCGCCAGGCGGCCGCGGCCGCCGTGGCCGCCTCGGCGGCCAGCAGGTCCGCGCCGACGGCCTGGCACGCATCCGCGGCCTGACCGAGCGGGCCCGGTTCGTCCTCGGCGAGCGCCGCCGCCAGCCGGGCCCGGGCCCGGGCGAGCGCCCCGTCGCACTCGTGGGCGAGTCCGGCCAGCCGGTCCGCCACGTCCCTGGCTCCGCCGAGACGGGCGACGCCGGTCAGCAGCAGCGCCTCTCCGGTGACATGGCCGGTGGTACGGGCGAGGTCGGCGGCGGCGGTCAGCAGGGACCGGGCCTCCCCGAGGTGCCCGCGGGCGGCCAGCAGCCATGCGTCGCCCAGTCGTTCCTCGCCCGCGGACAACAGGCCCGGTGCCAGCGCCGGCAGGCCCCGGTACTCGGCGAGCGCGGTCTCGGCCGCGTCCAGGTCCCCCAGTACGGCGGCACAGGCGGCGAGGCCGCCCAGTACCGGACGCAGGGCCATGACGTGGTCGATCCCGCGGGCCGGCACGGCGGCCTCGGCCCACCAGCCGCGGGCGGTGACGGGATGCCCGGCCAGCCACTCGACGCGGCCAGGAACACGGCCAGCCAGACCCGCACCACGGAATCGGCGGCCACCAGTTCGGCGTAGGCGCGCTCCCCCTCCCGCAGGGCCTCGGCCGGGCGGCCGGCCTCGCAAAGGGTGAGGACGAGCGGGATGCGCTGCACGGCGGGATGGGACACCAGGGCGTGTTCGTCGACCCGCCGATGACCCGCGTGGGCCCGCTCCGCCCAGACGGCGGCCTCGCCGGTGCGGCCCACCAGCGCCAGGCCGAAGGGCTTCATCCAGGCGCCGCGCAGCCAGACGTCGACGTCGGCGGCGTCGCCGACATCGGTCTCCAGGTCCTCCAGCAGGGCCAGCCCCGGACCGGCTCGCCCGCCGCGATCCGCATGAACCCCTCGTTGATCTCCAGCTTGCGGCGTTCGGCCGGACCCGTGATCCCGGCCAGGGCGGTGTCGTTGACCGCGAGTGCCTCACCGAGCGGGGCGTTGCTCCACAGCAGATTCGTCGTCCGGACGAGGGTGACCGCCAGTCTCTCCCGTGCGTCGACGGCACGGGCCCCGGCCTGCGCGAGCGCCTCCTCGGCCTCGTCGAAGCGGGCCATCTCGAACAAGGCGTTGCCGAGCATCAGGCCGGTGGCGGTGGTGTGGTGCTTCTCCGGCAGCGCCGTCAGCAGGGCGACGGTCTGCTGATAGTCGTGGGCATGACGGGCCAGGGCCGCGGCCTGGACGAGGAGAGCGGGGTCGGCCGTTCCGGTGGCGGCCAGCCGCCAGGTGGCGACGCGCAGCAGATCGCCGCGGCGGCGGGCGCCGCGGGCCTCGACGCGGGCGGCCTGGTCCAGCAGCAGCGTCCGGCGGCGCAGGACCGGCAGACCGGCCCGCAGCACCTCGCCTAACAGGGGGGGCCAGTGTCACTCCGACGCGCCGCCGGTCCTGGACGACGCGGACCAGTCCCGCCCGCTCCAGAGCCGCCAGCACCCCCGGCGGAGCGAGGGCCTCGGCATCGGCCGGCGCCAACGGCTCTCACAGCGCGAGGAGTTCCAGGACGGGGTGTCCGGCGGTGGCCGCGGCGGCCAGCCGGGCATCGATCACCTCGGTCAGCCGCGCGGTGCCCGGCAGCCGTCCCTCGCGCAGGTGCCAGATCTCCCCGTCCTCGGTCAGGTCCCGGGCGGCCAGCGCCCCGAGGACCAGTTCGCGCAGGTAGAGCACGTTGCCGCCGCCGGCGAGGGCGAGTTCGTGCACCGTGCGCCGGTCGACCGGGCCGCCCAGCACGGTGTGCAGCAGGGATTCCGTCCGCTCCGGGGGCAGCACGGTCAGATCGACCCTGGAGACCTCGTCACCGCCGCGCAGCGCGGTGACCGCCTTGCCGTGCGGTTCACCGGTGCGGACGGTGCCGATCAGCAGGATCGCGGCGGCGTCCATCAACTGCCGCAACAGCACCGCCGAAGCCGCGTCCAGCAGATGCAGGTCGTCGACCAGCAGCACCCGTCGCCGCTGTCCCGGACCGGCCGCCAGTGCCTTCACCACGGCGGCGAACCCGGCCACCGGGTCGGAGAGGTCGACCCCGGCGGGCAGCAGATGCGCAATCGCGCCGAGCGGCACCGCGCCCGCCGCGGCGCTCGCCGTGGCCCGCCCCGTCCGGAATCCCGCCGCCGCGGCCCGGTCCAGGCACTCCTCCGCGAGCCGCGACCTGCCCACCCCGGCCGGACCGCCCACCACGAACCCGCGGCGCGCCGGATCCGACAACGCGGCCGCGAAGGCGTCGAGTTCCGGACCACGACCCACCAACGGCCATCGGCCCACCCCATCCCGCATCCCGGCTCCCCCTCCCCGGCAGGACAAGACACGCGGGCACCCCGACGAGAGCACCGGCAGCACTCGCTGCCGACGCCACGCACCCGCTCGGCACGGCGCACGGCGCGTGCGACCTGTCCGAGGCGTCCGCTGGCGTCCGAGGTGTCCGACGCCCCGTCAGCCTAGGAAGGGGTAGCGCCGGTCGCCAACCGGCGCTCCGGCCCTTCGTGCGAAGTTCTCGCCAACCGCCTTCTGTGGCTCCGGTGTTCACATGGTTTGAGCCTGTCCCCATCCGGAATCCGGGCCGCCCCGCCCGGACGGCAGGACGCCGTGGAGTCCGGCCCGGGTTCGGGTCGTACTCCACGGCGTCCGATGGAAGCGCGAGCGGCCGTGGCGGCAGCCGCGCCCGGCGGCCGGAGACCGCTCAGGCCGTCAGCGCGCGACCGCCGCCCGACCGCCGCGCCGGGCACCCGGCCGGCGCTTCGGCCCCTGGGTCAGTTCCACGGGTCGAACGGGATCCCGGCGGGCTTGGAGGCGTTCAGGAGATTGCGGAAGCGGTCGTCCTTGTCCGTGGTCTTGATGGTGGCCGACCCGAAGTCCGCGTTCATCAGCCGGTCGCGCAGCTCGACGCTCGGCCAGCCGTTCCAGTCCACGAGCGGAGGGTAACGCCAGTTGTGGTAGTGGTTCTCCGGCGGCTCGTCGTTGTTGTTGGCGAGGCGGAAGAAGTGCGTGCCCAGGCCGTCCTTGTGGTAGACGATCTTGGGGTGCGTGCCGTCGAACCGCACCTCCGAACGCGCGTACGTCTTCTGGCTGGAGTGCTGCGTGGTCGAGACGTACTCCACCTGGTTGGACGCCTGGTTGATCCAGGAGATGACGTGCTCGAAGTCGTGACGGTGTCCGCCGAGGCCGCTGCCGGCCACCGCCTGGTCCTTCTCGAAGTAGCTGGCGTACACGACGGCACACCAGCCGTTGTTGCACTTCGAGCGGGCGTAGGTCTGCGTCCGGTCGAGGTCGGACTGGTCACGGCAGTTGCCGTTGACGGCGCCCGTGGTGTTCAGGCCGGGATTGAGCGTCCCGTCGGGGGCGATGGCGGCGACGGGGTAGCAGCCGTCGCCGTCGTAGTCGTACGCGGGCGAGAAGGACGACTCGTAACCCCCGGCGTTCTGCGGCAGGTTCGGCAGGTTGTCCGCCTGGGCCACCGCCGAGGGGAGCGCGACGGTCAGGACGGTGGCGCCGAAGAGCATCCCGAGCCAGGACGCCTTCCGCTTCAGGCGTCCGGGAGCCGGCTGACGCACTCCGGATGATGACAGGTTTCTCATTTCCGCCCTCTCGAAGAACTCGGACTCGGTAACCGTTCGCTGCGGTGTCGCCTCACAGCAAGATCACTCCTGCCCCCAATAAGAGGTGATCCCCATGGACCGCAGACGAGTAATCTGTAATGTACAGGCCAAGTTTTCAAGAGCATTCGGAAACGGCGTCTTTACGGCAGGTCCTTTTCCACGGGGCCGTCGGGGGAAACCTGCCGCATACGCCGGAGAACCCAACTCCCCTCTGCCGGACGTGAGTTCACGAGGCCGGGCGACGGACCGGCCGGAGGGACGCCGCCGCCCGGACACGCGAGGACGTATCCACGCGTATCCGGGCGGAGGAAACCTGTCGGCGGAGAAGGCGCGGCGGCCCGCGATTCTCCGAAATCGGCCACAGGGACGCCGATTTCACCCGGGGAGCGGTCATCCGGCACATCACCATATCGGGGCGTTCCAGGAATTGGGCGGGTCCTGCCCATCCGGGGAAAGGTATACGGCCCCGCACCGGCCCACGGAAGCCGCGATCCGGTGCGGGCCCGCCGTCACCAGTCCTCGACGCCGGCGATCCCGGCGCGGCGGTCGGCGTTCCTGGCGCGGGCGGTGCGCAGCCACTGGGCCGCGAGGGCGAGGGCGCTGAAGGCGATGACGGCCGAGCTGTAGACGACCGAGGTCTCGTGCAGGCCCACGTTCGAGGCGGCGAACCCGGCGACCACGGCGGGGATGCTGAAGGCCAGGTAGGAGATGACGAACGCGACCGCGAACAGCTCGCCGCGCTCGGCCGGTTCGGCGATCCGGGCCAGCGTTCCGAAGCCGGCCAGGGCCGACCCGCCGAAGCCCACGCCGGCGATGGCGGTACCGAGGGCGGCCATCGTGAGCGAGTGCTCCTGGACTCCGGCGAGGCCCACCGCCGTCCCGGCGAGCAGCAGAGCGGCCGCGAGGGCGAGGGTGCGCTCGGTGGGCCAGCCACGCAGCGCGAAGACGGTGACCGAGGCGGGTCCGCAGAGCAGGGTGACCACCAGACCGCCGATGACATGGCTGGAGAGACCGAACAGGTTGGCGGCGACGGACGGGCCGAGCGAGAGGTACAGCCCGCCGAGGGCCCAGCTCGCCACCAGGATCGGCACGAGGGCGATCAGGTCGGCGCGCAGACGCGGAGCGACACCCAGGCGGGGCCGCAGCGACCGCGCGGCACCGGGCCGGCGCTGTGCCGTCTCGGGCAGCAGGGCGACGAGCAGACCGGCGAGGACCACTCCGGCGAGCAGCAG
This region includes:
- a CDS encoding AAA family ATPase, translating into MRDGVGRWPLVGRGPELDAFAAALSDPARRGFVVGGPAGVGRSRLAEECLDRAAAAGFRTGRATASAAAGAVPLGAIAHLLPAGVDLSDPVAGFAAVVKALAAGPGQRRRVLLVDDLHLLDAASAVLLRQLMDAAAILLIGTVRTGEPHGKAVTALRGGDEVSRVDLTVLPPERTESLLHTVLGGPVDRRTVHELALAGGGNVLYLRELVLGALAARDLTEDGEIWHLREGRLPGTARLTEVIDARLAAAATAGHPVLELLAL
- a CDS encoding helix-turn-helix transcriptional regulator — its product is MALRPVLGGLAACAAVLGDLDAAETALAEYRGLPALAPGLLSAGEERLGDAWLLAARGHLGEARSLLTAAADLARTTGHVTGEALLLTGVARLGGARDVADRLAGLAHECDGALARARARLAAALAEDEPGPLGQAADACQAVGADLLAAEAATAAAAAWRRAHASRRAAAVTHRAGAAPARCEGARTPLLATARAAEPLTAREHEIALLASAGNASKDIAGILALSVRTVDNHLQRAYAKLGVTTRRELARTLRAVPAGESPHPPRRRT
- a CDS encoding isochorismatase family cysteine hydrolase; its protein translation is MTDIYDPTRTAVLLVDPYNDFLSEGGKIWPAVREVATGVGLLDNLRAVVAAGRRAELRTVFVPHRRWQEGDYEDWDHPNPTQRLVQERHSFARGTWGGEFHQDLQPADGDVIVQEHWAQSGFANTDLDFRLKQHGITHVIVIGLLANTCIESTSRYAMELGYHVTLVRDATAAFRPEMMHAAHELNGPTYAHALTTTAELLRTLEPKNGEH
- a CDS encoding NPP1 family protein, yielding MLFGATVLTVALPSAVAQADNLPNLPQNAGGYESSFSPAYDYDGDGCYPVAAIAPDGTLNPGLNTTGAVNGNCRDQSDLDRTQTYARSKCNNGWCAVVYASYFEKDQAVAGSGLGGHRHDFEHVISWINQASNQVEYVSTTQHSSQKTYARSEVRFDGTHPKIVYHKDGLGTHFFRLANNNDEPPENHYHNWRYPPLVDWNGWPSVELRDRLMNADFGSATIKTTDKDDRFRNLLNASKPAGIPFDPWN
- a CDS encoding TetR/AcrR family transcriptional regulator: MGHSQAAKAESRDRVLRITARRIREEGLTRPGVAELMSEAGLTHGGFYKHFSSRDDLMRQAAALALVDGESKMARAARRNSEEPRTGLIDSYLSARHRDAPGTGCAVVTLGAAAGRGEAEMKEAYEKQVRSYLELISGTADGDDSDEAQADAMLTLSAMVGALLMSRAVADPELSDQLLRTVAARLKGTPVES
- a CDS encoding MFS transporter, yielding MSDAPTRYKNTPATPVLAEPPGDPARRGLSRPVAFASIAAVFILFMAASSAPSPLYVIYQHEWSFSATTLTTVFAVYVVGMIAALLVLGALSDHIGRRPVLAAAVVLEAVAMVLFIVAGDVSILLTARFVQGIATGAAMTTLGATLVDLNPPHAPHRAGVITGAAPTFGLGLGALGCGVLAEYGPHPTRLVYVLLLAGVVLAGLLVALLPETAQRRPGAARSLRPRLGVAPRLRADLIALVPILVASWALGGLYLSLGPSVAANLFGLSSHVIGGLVVTLLCGPASVTVFALRGWPTERTLALAAALLLAGTAVGLAGVQEHSLTMAALGTAIAGVGFGGSALAGFGTLARIAEPAERGELFAVAFVISYLAFSIPAVVAGFAASNVGLHETSVVYSSAVIAFSALALAAQWLRTARARNADRRAGIAGVEDW
- a CDS encoding lipocalin-like domain-containing protein — protein: MNPDELRENLVGAWRLVSYRATAVDDGEVVEPFGPRPQGLITYTPSGHMSAQIMRPLRPRFRRGRLEEGLPEELAAAAVGYLAYGGTYEVPEDDLVVHHVEVSLFPNWVGTALTRVAARDGGTLRLSLREPALIWGTLRTGVLVWERV